The following coding sequences lie in one Xiphophorus maculatus strain JP 163 A chromosome 4, X_maculatus-5.0-male, whole genome shotgun sequence genomic window:
- the gldn gene encoding gliomedin codes for MLKHVVDPQKRGSEVLTMWIPTPSMTVPQRMVLYGTCVVALVNSVGLLVLMVQQNQQQARLQQTEARLAEVEQSSVVEFFREVPKGAAGLRAGPGDRSQYQQYSRNKRSEELEKDLQRERHHDDEGKGLRLKEASQEVGEEKDELKLELKHKHRHGQHYNTQDDMMMMMTYSMVPIKLLIDICNSTKGVCLAGPPGPPGLPGADGLPGHNGTDGIPGLNGLPGADGKRGKKGPPGEKGEPGEQGEPGEPGPPGEAYESSNDVIVEGPPGPPGPPGPPGPMGPPGPQGPPRTRHHRAHLQTAHTLGLLHAVPNDETLTVKQAVKLHEKPVKKECLIKSLINPRIVAKMESTFGTWMKDTAHMNDERIWVAEHFSGRMVKEYQNMAAFQNGSSETVDVRKFYQGCGHTVHNGSLYYHIAGTSTIARFDFRTRRLHTLYIDNALFNNLSYLLTNSKTYFKMAADENGLWLIFASGADESIMVAQLDQKTFSVTSYINTTYPRTKAGNAFIACGVLYVTDTKDTRVTFAFDLLKGKAVNMTFDLRSPGGVLAMLSYSPKDRHLYVWDQSYVRLFVVHYISDE; via the exons ATGTTGAAGCACGTTGTGGACCCTCAGAAGCGAGGAAGTGAGGTTCTGACAATGTGGATCCCAACCCCCAGCATGACCGTTCCGCAGCGGATGGTGCTGTACGGGACTTGCGTGGTGGCGCTGGTCAACTCCGTGGGCCTCCTCGTCCTCATGGTCCAGCAGAATCAGCAGCAAGCGCGGCTGCAGCAGACCGAAGCGAGGCTGGCCGAGGTGGAGCAGAGCTCGGTGGTGGAGTTCTTCCGGGAGGTGCCGAAGGGAGCGGCGGGGCTGCGAGCGGGCCCCGGAGACCGCTCACAATACCAGCAGTACTCCAGGAACAAGAGGAGCGAGGAGCTGGAGAAGGACCTGCAGCGGGAGCGTCACCATGACGACGAAGGGAAGGGGTTACGGCTGAAGGAGGCCAGCCAGGAGGTCGGGGAGGAGAAGGACGAGTTGAAGCTCGAGCTGAAGCACAAGCATCGACACGGCCAGCATTACAACACACAGGatgacatgatgatgatgatgacttACTCCATGGTGCCG aTCAAATTGTTGATTGACATCTGCAACAGCACTAAGGGAGTCTGCCTCGCCG GACCGCCGGGGCCACCAG GTCTGCCTGGTGCAGACGGCTTGCCAGGCCACAATGGGACCGATGGCATTCCAGGACTGAATGGACTGCCTGGAGCGGATGGaaaaagagggaagaagg GACCTCCGGGTGAGAaaggagaaccaggagaacaAGGAGAGCCAGGAGAGCCTGGTCCACCAGGAGAGGCATATGAATCATCCAATGATGTCATTGTTGAGG GGCCTCCTGGTCCGCCTGGCCCTCCAGGGCCTCCTGGACCCATGGGACCTCCTGGGCCTCAAGGGCCTCCAAGGACAAGGCACCACAGAGCTCACCTGCAAACCGCTCATACTCTGG GGTTGTTGCACGCCGTGCCAAACGACGAAACTTTGACCGTGAAACAAGCTGTGAAACTTCACGAAAAGCCGGTTAAGAAGG AGTGCCTCATAAAGTCCCTGATAAATCCCAGAATTGTGGCGAAGATGGAGAGCACGTTTGGCACGTGGATGAAAGACACAGCTCACATGAACGATGAGAGGATATGGGTGGCAGAACACTTCTCAG GTCGCATGGTGAAGGAGTACCAAAACATGGCTGCTTTCCAGAACGGCAGCAGCGAGACGGTGGATGTTAGGAAGTTCTACCAAGGCTGCGGTCACACCGTCCACAACGGCTCTCTCTATTATCACATCGCTGGCACTTCTACTATCGCCAG ATTTGACTTCAGAACCAGGAGGCTTCACACTCTCTACATAGACAACGCCTTGTTCAACAACCTGTCGTATCTGCTGACAAACTCCAAGACCTATTTCAAGATGGCGGCAGACGAAAACGGCCTGTGGTTGATATTTGCCTCGGGAGCGGATGAGAGCATCATGGTAGCCCAGCTGGACCAGAAGACCTTCTCCGTCACGTCCTACATAAACACCACGTACCCCCGCACCAAGGCCGGCAACGCTTTCATCGCCTGTGGCGTCTTGTACGTCACCGACACCAAGGACACCAGAGTTACCTTTGCTTTCGACTTGCTGAAGGGGAAGGCAGTGAATATGACATTTGACTTGAGGTCTCCTGGGGGAGTTTTGGCTATGCTCTCCTACAGCCCGAAGGACAGACACCTGTACGTTTGGGACCAGAGCTACGTCAGGCTCTTTGTGGTCCATTACATCTCAGATGAGTGA